One stretch of Anguilla anguilla isolate fAngAng1 chromosome 5, fAngAng1.pri, whole genome shotgun sequence DNA includes these proteins:
- the LOC118226994 gene encoding immunoglobulin superfamily containing leucine-rich repeat protein 2-like, whose amino-acid sequence MGKTYFKRSITIFLLYFAKVPDDLKANKDRKTYYHTGPEMAATYLLWLALWAAIAGIARACPEVCECKDEVINCAYKQLLEVPARLPSNTKTLSLTANIITSLKSKDFVNVIQVTNLWLSHNKIVTIERGTLTPLVQLRNLDLSNNKIVSFPWEDFLNLTSLQMLKINNNEIVSLPKDAFANLKDLKSLRINNNKFTTVEQGTFDSLALMSHLQIHNNPFTCACKLEWLRDWIAESKVHVPETDSILCEAPEQLKGALVAKMPRLGCMAPTVRITYQPDIENTELYEGFMLILNCESNGNPRPDLKWEILAGNQYIEFSLTTKGTKKNDQPLNTQQYGNRFLVFANGTLIIPHMSKKEDGNYSCLAVNEVGKAGSAVEVVVAGSQKHATNSMLDTTVDKFGHHSGPKTSDNNVISWPKSEEKGKNALIGSTYVTDNEAEKDNKDPPFTNKCGVNGGTQYISNHAFNLSSDELKQYSFDFGVIALEVSETEAKVQLNPLQLPNTKATLHVLSPSQELETVNKEPFYLYQTADSKVPLDLLYLCTKTGNGHSVVQWSRIEEGVNAYGFKGLQAGTNYTLCLTYGGADCQVQVVFTTRKKIPSLLIIVAVSIFLLVLATIPLLGAMCCHLFHKYQGKTYKLIMKTQNPDQIEKQVAADFDPGASFVKSEKNYNGSEFGESEGDEGEVENEVEGEEEGEEGDTEGSVVTDSIPVSHSKTNQEEFEVGSEYSDRLPLGAEAVNISEEINGNYKQSDS is encoded by the exons ATGGGAAAAACATACTTCAAGCGATCTATAACTATTTTTCTATTGTATTTCGCAAAAGTGCCCGACGATCTCAAAGCCAATAAGGATAGGAAAACGTACTACCACACAG GTCCTGAAATGGCAGCGACGTACCTCCTCTGGCTCGCGCTGTGGGCAGCTATTGCTGGGATTGCACGAGCGTGCCCTGAGGTGTGCGAGTGTAAGGATGAAGTTATTAATTGCGCCTACAAACAACTGCTAGAGGTGCCCGCGCGGCTTCCGTCCAATACAAAGACACTCAGTCTCACCGCCAACATAATCACCTCACTGAAGTCGAAGGACTTCGTGAATGTTATCCAAGTGACTAACCTATGGCTCAGCCACAACAAGATTGTGACCATAGAGAGGGGCACACTCACCCCTCTGGTCCAGCTCCGCAACCTGGATCTCAGCAATAACAAGATTGTCAGTTTCCCATGGGAGGACTTTCTCAACCTCACTTCCCTACAGATGCTGAAGATCAACAACAATGAAATAGTCAGCTTGCCCAAAGATGCCTTTGCCAACCTCAAAGACCTGAAGTCTCTTCGCATCAACAACAATAAATTCACCACAGTTGAGCAGGGGACATTTGACTCCTTGGCCTTGATGTCCCACTTACAAATCCACAACAACCCGTTCACCTGCGCTTGCAAGCTGGAATGGCTGAGGGATTGGATTGCAGAGTCTAAGGTCCATGTCCCAGAGACTGACTCTATTCTCTGTGAGGCTCCTGAGCAGCTGAAAGGTGCGCTGGTGGCAAAAATGCCCAGATTGGGTTGCATGGCCCCGACAGTCAGAATAACCTACCAGCCTGACATTGAGAACACTGAGCTCTATGAGGGCTTCATGCTGATCCTGAACTGTGAATCCAATGGGAACCCCAGACCAGACCTCAAGTGGGAAATACTTGCTGGAAACCAGTACATAGAGTTCAGTTTGACCACtaaaggcacaaaaaaaaatgaccaaccCTTGAATACTCAACAGTATGGAAATCGGTTTCTCGTGTTTGCAAATGGTACTCTCATCATCCCCCACATGAGCAAAAAGGAAGATGGCAACTACAGCTGCTTGGCTGTCAACGAGGTGGGCAAGGCAGGAAGTGCCGTCGAAGTGGTGGTTGCTGGTAGCCAGAAACACGCCACCAACTCCATGCTGGACACAACAGTAGATAAATTTGGCCATCACTCGGGCCCCAAGACCTCTGATAACAATGTAATCAGCTGGCCCAAGTCTGAAGAAAAGGGAAAGAATGCACTGATTGGATCAACTTATGTCACTGATAATGAGGCAGAAAAGGACAACAAAGACCCACCATTTACCAACAAGTGTGGTGTGAATGGAGGAACCCAATATATCTCCAACCACGCCTTCAATCTGAGCTCTGACGAGCTGAAGCAGTACTCATTTGATTTCGGTGTCATTGCCTTGGAAGTATCAGAGACCGAAGCTAAGGTCCAGCTAAACCCTCTTCAACTGCCTAACACCAAGGCCACACTACATGTCCTCAGTCCTTCCCAAGAACTCGAAACTGTAAATAAAGAACCTTTTTACCTTTACCAAACAGCAGACAGTAAAGTCCCTCTAGACCTATTATACTTGTGCACAAAGACTGGCAATGGTCATTCTGTGGTACAGTGGTCAAGGATCGAAGAGGGTGTCAATGCTTATGGCTTCAAAGGCCTTCAGGCTGGCACCAATTACACACTCTGCCTCACATACGGAGGCGCGGACTGCCAGGTCCAAGTTGTTTTCACTACCCGGAAGAAGATCCCGTCCTTATTGATCATAGTGGCGGTCAGCATATTTCTGCTGGTGCTGGCTACCATCCCCTTGCTGGGTGCCATGTGCtgccatttatttcacaaatatcaAGGGAAGACTTACAAACTAATCATGAAGACGCAGAATCCGGATCAGATAGAGAAGCAAGTGGCTGCCGATTTTGATCCCGGAGCGTCTTTTGTGAAATCTGAGAAGAACTATAATGGCAGTGAGTTTGGTGAGAGTGAGGGGGATGAGGGGGAGGTGGAAAACGAGGTTGAGGGTGAGGAAGAGGGTGAGGAAGGAGACACAGAGGGCAGTGTAGTTACGGATTCCATTCCTGTGTCCCATTCCAAAACAAACCAGGAGGAATTTGAAGTGGGCTCCGAATACAGCGATCGACTACCTCTCGGGGCAGAGGCGGTGAACATCTCAGAAGAAATCAATGGCAACTACAAACAGTCTGACTCTTGA